The following DNA comes from Streptomyces globosus.
GGACCAGTTGGGCACGAGGCGGATCCGTCCGGGGTCGACGCCCATGCCGACGACGCGGTCGGTGAAGGTCTCGTGGATGACGCCGACGAGGGACGCCCGCTTCAGGGCGTACGCCTCGGCGCGTCCGGCGAGGACGGCCGCCTTGTCGCCGCCGCTGATGCCGCTCTGCGCGGCCGCGGCGCCCATCAGATCCTGCACGACGGGGACGAACGGGACCTTCCACTTGGCCGCGAGGCGGGCGGCGAGGATGCCGCCGGCGAGGCTGGGCATCTGCGCCATGACGGCGTCGGGGCGCCCCATGCGGGGCGGGGCCACCGCGCCGTGCAGGAGGATCGATCCTTCGAACAGGGCGCGCTTCACGGCGGTCTGCCGGGCCGGCACGGTGTGCGCGCGCCGGTGCACGGTGACTCCCGTGCGCCGTTCCGTGCGCCGCAGCGCTCCCTTGTACTCCGGCTCCAGCGACCACGACGGGTAGTGCGGCATGCCGGCGAGGACGTGCGTATCGTGGCCGAGTTCCGCCCAGTGCTCCGCGATCTGGGTGGCGTACGGGCCGATTCCCGCGTGCTCGGGAGCGTAGTTGGTGGAAACCAGCAGCAGGCGCCGGTGGCCGGATGTGGACACGTGAGGTCCCCTTCTCCCCAGGATGATGCGCTGGTCACCCTATTCGTTCACCGGCACGCCGTGGTACGTGCACGCTATTGTCTGCTAATCCACCACACCGGGGGGTGTGGTTGCTGGGGGGTAACTCATGACGGAGCAGGACATGTCCGAACTTGGCGCCGGGGCGCGCAGACCGTATCGAGTCGGCTATGCGCCGGGCGCGTACGACCTCTTCCACATCGGACACCTCAACATCCTCCGGCATGCCCGGAGCCGCTGCGACTACCTGGTGGCCGGCGTCGTCTCGGACGAGATGGCCGAACTGGCCAAGGGGCGGCGCCCGATGATCCCGCTCGTGGAGCGGCTGGAGATCGTCCGCAGCGTGAAGTACGTGGACGCGGCGTTCGTCGAGACGGTCCCGGACAAGGTGGAGACCTGGAGGCAGGTCCGGTTCGACGTCCTCTTCAAGGGCGACGACTGGCGGGGCACCCCCAAGGGCGACAAGCTGGAGAGCGACTTCGCCGCCGTCGGCGTCGACGTCGTCTACTTCCCCTACACGGTGCACACCTCCAGCACCCAGCTGCGCCGGGCGCTGGACGCGCTCGCCGGGCCGCCCGCGGAGGGCGTCAGCGCCGAACGGCGCTGAGCTCCCGGAACCACTTCGCGAGGAACGCCGCCAGGAACAGGGCGGCGACCGCGCCGAGGCCGGCGTACGCCCAGCGGAACAGCTCCCCGCCGCCGAGCAGCAGGAACACCAGGCAGAAGACGCCGTAGTCGACGGGCAGCAGGGCCACCGCGCGCAGCGTCGACGGCGCGGCTGCGGGGCTGCCCGGCGCCGGCCGGGGCTTCAGCTTCTCGGTCAGCAGCCCGCCGAAGAAGGTGACGACCGCCGCGAACTGGAAGCCCAGCGGCACCAGCAGCCAGCCGGCGGAGCCCGTGCCGTAGGCCTCGGGGAAGCGGAAGAAGGCGATGAGCACGCAGGAGTGCAGCGCGGTCAGCTTGGCCGCGTCCACGACGTGGTCGAGCCATTCGCCCGCCGGGCTGCCGCCGCCGCGCAGCCGGGCCAGCTGCCCGTCCGCCGAGTCGAAGGCGAAGCCCGCGGCCAGCGCGGCCCACACGGCGGCGCCGAGCGCCCAGGACGGCGGGACGAGGGCCACGGCGGCCACGGCGGCGAAGCTGAAGGCGGCGCTGACGAGGGTGACCTGGTTCGGGGTCAGCCCGAGGGCGTACGACCCGGCGGCCAGGTAGCGGCCCGCCGGCCGGTTGACGAACCGCGAATAGAGCGAGACCCCCTTCGCCGACTTCTGCGCACCGCGCAGCTCCCGCAGCGCGGTTCCTACACTCGCCATGCGCACCCCTGATTCCCGCGACGGCACACCTGCCCGGTCGGGGCACGTGCGTACGAAGG
Coding sequences within:
- a CDS encoding adenylyltransferase/cytidyltransferase family protein, encoding MSELGAGARRPYRVGYAPGAYDLFHIGHLNILRHARSRCDYLVAGVVSDEMAELAKGRRPMIPLVERLEIVRSVKYVDAAFVETVPDKVETWRQVRFDVLFKGDDWRGTPKGDKLESDFAAVGVDVVYFPYTVHTSSTQLRRALDALAGPPAEGVSAERR
- a CDS encoding CDP-alcohol phosphatidyltransferase family protein, which gives rise to MASVGTALRELRGAQKSAKGVSLYSRFVNRPAGRYLAAGSYALGLTPNQVTLVSAAFSFAAVAAVALVPPSWALGAAVWAALAAGFAFDSADGQLARLRGGGSPAGEWLDHVVDAAKLTALHSCVLIAFFRFPEAYGTGSAGWLLVPLGFQFAAVVTFFGGLLTEKLKPRPAPGSPAAAPSTLRAVALLPVDYGVFCLVFLLLGGGELFRWAYAGLGAVAALFLAAFLAKWFRELSAVRR